One genomic window of Aliiroseovarius sp. M344 includes the following:
- the rpsR gene encoding 30S ribosomal protein S18: protein MAAKPFFRRRKVCPFSGDNAPKIDYKDTRLLQRYISERGKIVPSRITAVSAKKQRELSRAIKRARFLALLPYAVK, encoded by the coding sequence ATGGCAGCTAAACCATTTTTCCGCCGTCGCAAAGTATGTCCGTTCTCGGGCGACAACGCGCCGAAGATCGACTACAAAGACACGCGCCTTCTGCAGCGTTACATCTCTGAGCGTGGCAAGATTGTCCCCTCGCGGATCACCGCTGTGTCGGCCAAGAAGCAACGCGAACTGTCGCGCGCCATCAAACGCGCCCGCTTCCTCGCCCTGCTTCCCTACGCCGTGAAGTAA
- a CDS encoding Hint domain-containing protein, with the protein MTPISHTGGAVAGFVRSATPTAGIGPGALVRTLHGERAIEALRPGDRILTSDGVRARLTSVSCHIAPARSLCRISPNALAEGRARTKTGPVVLSGLQHLMLRGWLARAMFSRDRALVPVSDIADGELVRRMDMDTELPLFQLHFDAPALVCVGGLEVLATPARQTAY; encoded by the coding sequence ATGACACCTATCTCCCATACCGGGGGCGCGGTGGCTGGATTTGTGCGCAGCGCAACTCCGACCGCTGGTATTGGCCCCGGCGCATTGGTGCGCACATTGCACGGCGAACGTGCGATTGAGGCCCTTCGCCCAGGCGACCGCATCCTGACCTCCGACGGGGTACGCGCGCGCCTAACCTCCGTCAGTTGCCACATCGCGCCTGCCCGGTCGCTGTGCCGTATATCACCGAACGCGCTGGCCGAGGGGCGCGCGCGCACTAAGACAGGGCCGGTTGTCTTGTCAGGTCTGCAGCACCTTATGCTGCGCGGGTGGCTCGCGCGGGCGATGTTTTCACGCGACCGCGCCCTCGTTCCTGTGTCTGACATAGCTGACGGTGAACTGGTGCGCCGTATGGATATGGACACCGAGCTGCCCCTGTTCCAGTTGCATTTTGATGCGCCTGCGCTTGTCTGCGTGGGCGGGTTGGAGGTGTTGGCCACACCTGCGCGCCAGACAGCGTACTAG
- the tig gene encoding trigger factor: MQVTETLNEGLKRGYKIVVPATDLDAKVNEKLVEAQPEVEMKGFRKGKVPMALLKKQFGQRLMGEAMQEAVDGAMSKHFEDSGDRPAMQPDVKMTNEDWKEGDDVEIEMSYEALPEIPEVDLKKVKLEKLVVKAGDKDIEDALGNLAETAQDFKDRKKGSKAKDGDQVVIDFLGKVDGEAFDGGAAEDYPLVLGSGSFIPGFEEQLVGAKAGDDVEVKVSFPAEYGAENLAGKDAVFECKVKEIKEPVAAEINDELAKKFGADDLAALKVQISERLEAEFSGAARAVMKRSLLDELDKLVSFDLPPSLLDAEAKQIAHQLWHEENPDVQGHDHPEVEPTDEHTKLAGRRVRLGLLLAELGQKAEIEVSDAEMTQAVMNQARQYPGQEKQFFEFVQQNPQMRQQIQAPLFEDKVIDYVFELAKVSEKEVSKDDLQKAVEALEDE; this comes from the coding sequence ATGCAGGTCACCGAGACCCTGAACGAAGGTCTGAAACGCGGCTATAAGATTGTGGTTCCGGCCACTGATCTGGACGCTAAAGTCAACGAAAAGCTGGTCGAGGCGCAGCCCGAAGTCGAAATGAAAGGCTTTCGCAAAGGCAAAGTGCCGATGGCGCTGCTGAAAAAGCAGTTTGGTCAGCGTCTGATGGGCGAAGCCATGCAAGAAGCTGTCGATGGCGCTATGAGCAAGCATTTCGAGGACAGCGGTGATCGCCCGGCGATGCAGCCTGACGTGAAGATGACCAATGAAGATTGGAAAGAAGGCGACGACGTGGAAATCGAGATGAGCTATGAAGCTCTGCCCGAGATCCCCGAGGTCGACCTGAAAAAAGTGAAGCTTGAGAAGCTGGTTGTAAAAGCCGGTGACAAGGACATCGAAGACGCGCTGGGCAATCTTGCTGAAACCGCGCAGGACTTCAAAGACCGCAAAAAAGGTTCGAAGGCGAAAGATGGCGATCAGGTTGTGATCGACTTCCTTGGCAAAGTTGACGGCGAAGCTTTTGACGGTGGCGCTGCTGAAGATTACCCGCTGGTTCTGGGCTCTGGCTCATTCATTCCGGGCTTTGAAGAACAGTTGGTTGGCGCAAAAGCCGGCGACGACGTCGAAGTGAAGGTCTCGTTCCCTGCCGAGTATGGCGCTGAAAACCTGGCCGGCAAAGACGCTGTCTTTGAGTGCAAGGTCAAAGAGATCAAAGAACCGGTTGCCGCCGAGATCAATGACGAGTTGGCCAAGAAATTCGGAGCCGACGATCTTGCAGCGCTGAAAGTGCAGATCAGTGAACGTCTGGAAGCCGAATTCTCGGGTGCGGCGCGTGCAGTGATGAAGCGTAGCCTGCTGGACGAGCTGGACAAACTGGTTAGTTTCGATTTGCCGCCGTCGCTTTTGGACGCCGAAGCCAAGCAGATCGCCCACCAGCTGTGGCACGAAGAAAACCCGGACGTGCAAGGCCACGACCATCCGGAAGTCGAGCCGACGGACGAGCATACCAAATTGGCCGGCCGCCGTGTGCGTTTGGGTCTTTTGCTGGCTGAACTGGGTCAGAAAGCCGAGATTGAAGTATCTGACGCTGAAATGACTCAAGCGGTTATGAACCAAGCGCGCCAATACCCGGGCCAAGAGAAGCAGTTCTTTGAATTTGTTCAACAAAACCCGCAGATGCGTCAGCAGATTCAAGCTCCGTTGTTTGAAGACAAAGTCATCGACTATGTTTTCGAGCTGGCCAAAGTGTCGGAAAAAGAAGTGTCCAAAGACGACCTGCAAAAGGCCGTTGAGGCGCTCGAAGACGAATAA
- a CDS encoding glycerophosphodiester phosphodiesterase family protein, whose product MLRSGTIVCLCVVTFLATGALAQESFVKRFADEHAPAVIAHRSAMIGGHPENTLAWIEHAINRGIDVIHINPQRTADDHYILMHDHTLNRMTDVEQVFPDGPPDGPSRAQRGGRDFVGDYSLKHIQELRIAGGEDGGRHPVPSLEEALDFIDGRILVILGLKSYEVESLAVVLNGQNKENLMLFELYYPDTNQSKLRDLSAATGVGVAVAPFRSNDYLAELEGIFEQLGPALDHIGLIAAVLRET is encoded by the coding sequence ATGCTGAGATCAGGCACAATCGTTTGTCTTTGCGTGGTAACATTTCTGGCAACCGGGGCTTTGGCGCAAGAAAGCTTTGTGAAGCGGTTCGCAGATGAACATGCCCCGGCTGTGATCGCGCATCGCAGTGCGATGATTGGCGGACATCCCGAAAACACCTTGGCTTGGATTGAACATGCGATAAATCGGGGCATTGACGTGATACACATCAACCCACAGCGCACCGCTGATGATCATTATATCCTGATGCACGACCATACTCTGAACCGCATGACGGACGTCGAACAGGTGTTCCCAGATGGTCCGCCCGATGGACCATCACGGGCACAGCGAGGCGGGCGTGACTTTGTTGGCGACTATTCACTAAAGCACATCCAGGAGTTAAGAATTGCGGGCGGTGAGGATGGTGGCCGTCATCCTGTGCCCAGTCTCGAAGAGGCGCTCGACTTCATCGATGGCCGGATTCTGGTCATACTTGGCCTGAAATCCTATGAGGTTGAAAGCCTTGCGGTCGTTCTGAATGGCCAGAACAAAGAAAACCTCATGCTTTTTGAACTCTACTACCCAGACACAAACCAGAGCAAGCTGCGCGACCTTTCGGCCGCTACAGGTGTAGGTGTCGCGGTCGCACCGTTTCGATCGAATGATTACCTTGCAGAACTCGAGGGGATTTTCGAACAGCTTGGCCCGGCGCTAGATCATATTGGGTTGATAGCAGCGGTCTTACGCGAAACCTGA
- the rpsF gene encoding 30S ribosomal protein S6: MPMYEHVFISRQDLSNTQAENLIEHFGTVLGDNGGKVVDSEYWGVKTMAYKINKNRKGHYAFLKTDAPAPAVQEMERLMRLHDDVMRILTIKVDEHAEGPSIQMQKRDERGDRRPRDR, from the coding sequence ATGCCGATGTATGAGCATGTCTTCATCTCGCGTCAGGACTTGTCCAACACGCAAGCTGAGAACCTCATCGAACATTTTGGCACTGTACTGGGTGACAACGGCGGTAAAGTCGTTGACAGCGAGTACTGGGGTGTCAAAACGATGGCCTACAAGATCAACAAGAACCGCAAGGGTCACTATGCGTTCCTGAAAACCGATGCACCTGCACCGGCTGTTCAGGAAATGGAGCGCCTGATGCGCCTGCATGACGACGTCATGCGCATTCTGACGATCAAGGTTGACGAACACGCCGAAGGCCCGTCGATCCAAATGCAAAAGCGTGACGAGCGCGGCGACCGCCGTCCCCGTGACCGCTAA
- the rplI gene encoding 50S ribosomal protein L9 — protein MQVILLERVAKLGQMGDVVDVKPGFARNFLLPQGKALSASQANIASFEAQKAQLEANNLETKKEAEALAAKLDGQQFIVIRSASDAGALYGSVTPRDAADVATEGGFTVDKKQVALKAPIKYLGLHTVHVILHPEVDVEIELNVARSAEEAELQASGKSIQELAAEAEAEAEFEIAELFDDIGAAASEDDDLAEAVEEEAPAEDASEED, from the coding sequence ATGCAAGTTATCCTTTTGGAACGTGTGGCCAAACTTGGTCAGATGGGTGACGTCGTTGACGTCAAGCCGGGCTTTGCCCGTAACTTCCTTCTGCCCCAAGGCAAAGCGCTCAGCGCGTCGCAAGCCAACATCGCATCCTTTGAAGCCCAGAAAGCGCAGCTTGAAGCGAACAATCTGGAAACCAAAAAAGAAGCCGAAGCCCTGGCCGCGAAACTCGACGGACAACAGTTCATCGTGATTCGGTCCGCATCGGATGCTGGTGCGCTTTATGGCTCGGTTACGCCCCGTGACGCAGCAGACGTTGCCACCGAAGGTGGTTTCACCGTCGACAAGAAGCAGGTCGCTCTGAAAGCCCCGATCAAGTATTTGGGTCTGCACACTGTTCACGTGATCCTGCACCCCGAAGTCGATGTTGAAATCGAATTGAACGTCGCCCGTTCGGCAGAAGAAGCCGAACTGCAAGCGTCGGGCAAATCGATCCAGGAACTGGCCGCGGAAGCAGAAGCTGAAGCAGAGTTCGAGATTGCCGAACTGTTTGACGACATCGGTGCCGCTGCGTCGGAAGACGACGATCTGGCCGAAGCCGTCGAAGAAGAAGCCCCCGCAGAGGACGCTTCGGAAGAGGACTAA
- the fabD gene encoding ACP S-malonyltransferase, which produces MSRAFVFPGQGAQSIGMGKALADAYPSAKAVFDEVDDALGEKLSALIWEGAQEELTLTQNAQPALMATSLAAMRALEAEGVSINAASYVAGHSLGEYSALAAAGTFTIADTARLLRVRGKAMQEAVPVGVGAMAALLGLDFETAAEVALEAAHDQVCQAANDNDPSQVVVSGHKEAVERAVEIAKAKGARRAVLLPVSAPFHCALMEPAAEAMAEALSHIEMKEPAVPLVANVRAASITDTTVIRSLLVEQVTGSVRWRESVTWMAGKGVTEIWEIGAGKALSGMIRRIAKDVETRAVGTPEDVLAALEAFNAV; this is translated from the coding sequence ATGAGCCGCGCATTTGTTTTTCCCGGGCAGGGCGCCCAGAGTATTGGAATGGGCAAGGCCCTTGCGGATGCCTATCCATCGGCAAAAGCGGTTTTTGACGAAGTGGATGATGCGCTTGGTGAAAAGCTGTCGGCCCTTATTTGGGAAGGCGCGCAGGAAGAATTGACGCTGACACAGAATGCCCAGCCAGCGCTGATGGCAACGTCGTTGGCCGCAATGCGCGCGCTTGAGGCAGAAGGCGTTTCGATCAACGCGGCATCCTATGTCGCGGGCCACTCGTTGGGCGAGTATTCGGCTTTGGCTGCGGCTGGCACCTTCACAATTGCAGACACGGCCCGCCTGTTGCGCGTGCGCGGTAAAGCGATGCAAGAGGCTGTTCCGGTTGGCGTTGGTGCGATGGCCGCGCTGCTTGGATTGGATTTTGAAACCGCAGCGGAAGTGGCGCTGGAAGCGGCCCATGATCAGGTCTGCCAAGCTGCCAATGACAATGACCCGTCGCAAGTGGTTGTTTCTGGACATAAAGAGGCGGTTGAGCGCGCCGTCGAGATCGCAAAAGCCAAAGGTGCCCGCCGTGCTGTGCTGTTGCCGGTCAGCGCACCTTTTCATTGCGCATTGATGGAGCCTGCCGCCGAAGCAATGGCCGAAGCGTTGTCACATATCGAGATGAAGGAACCAGCGGTTCCATTGGTGGCAAACGTGCGCGCCGCAAGCATTACCGACACCACAGTGATCCGGTCGCTCTTGGTTGAGCAGGTTACTGGCTCTGTCCGTTGGCGCGAGAGCGTGACGTGGATGGCGGGCAAAGGTGTCACAGAAATTTGGGAAATTGGTGCGGGCAAGGCATTGTCTGGAATGATCCGGCGCATCGCCAAAGATGTCGAGACGCGTGCGGTCGGTACGCCCGAAGATGTCTTGGCGGCCCTAGAGGCGTTCAACGCAGTATGA
- a CDS encoding lytic transglycosylase domain-containing protein: MKQLPRRTVLIAIPSIALTACAGRGDPNRKATADASIQARFDPPLYPNETPELRALINKWADHHQIPRELVHRQAVRESTHRPWARNGPYWGLLQILPQTAQTMGHRGPTKELLNPDVNLKYAGKYLRGAYLVSGGNIEGAMKWYARGYYYEAKRLGLLVETGLRPG, translated from the coding sequence ATGAAACAACTCCCCCGACGCACCGTTCTTATTGCCATTCCATCAATCGCCCTTACGGCCTGCGCTGGCCGTGGTGACCCCAATCGAAAGGCAACCGCAGACGCTTCGATCCAGGCTCGTTTTGACCCACCACTTTATCCAAACGAAACGCCCGAACTGCGCGCGCTCATCAACAAATGGGCCGATCACCACCAGATCCCTCGCGAACTTGTGCACCGACAAGCGGTGCGAGAAAGTACCCATCGGCCTTGGGCCCGCAATGGTCCCTATTGGGGTCTTTTACAGATATTGCCACAGACTGCCCAAACCATGGGTCATCGCGGCCCGACAAAAGAACTTCTTAACCCTGATGTGAACCTGAAATACGCAGGTAAGTATTTGCGCGGCGCCTATCTGGTTTCGGGTGGCAACATTGAGGGTGCGATGAAATGGTATGCGCGGGGCTATTATTACGAAGCCAAACGCCTTGGGCTACTGGTCGAAACCGGCCTGCGACCGGGCTGA